In Cydia fagiglandana chromosome 9, ilCydFagi1.1, whole genome shotgun sequence, a single window of DNA contains:
- the LOC134667671 gene encoding large ribosomal subunit protein mL62, whose translation MAFAPLRVGFIQKIVQNAFYTTMRRPMAYKSAISLETLYPNSSLKLSTPSFNADPKEKFSGFIPMEKLDITYSASSGPGGQNVNKVHTKVDLRFKLSEADWLHPEVKEKMLELHGKKLSKEGYLIIRSDATRSQQLNLADCLQKLRTLLRDAAVTQQTPSPETLEKVRQRHLKAARMRVALKREDAVKRAQRQPPTVVDL comes from the exons ATGGCGTTCGCCCCGTTGAGAGTGGGGTTTATacaaaaaattgttcagaatgcATTCTATACTACTATGAGACGACCTATGGCTTACAAAAGCGCTATATCTTTGGAGACATTGTACCCTAACAGTTCTTTAAAACTCAGCACTCCCTCGTTT AATGCTGACCCAAAGGAGAAATTCTCCGGTTTCATCCCTATGGAAAAACTGGACATCACATACAGCGCCAGCTCTGGGCCGGGGGgacagaatgtaaacaaa GTGCACACCAAGGTTGACCTGAGGTTCAAGCTGAGTGAAGCAGACTGGCTGCACCCAGAAGTGAAGGAAAAGATGCTAGAACTG CATGGGAAGAAATTATCCAAAGAAGGGTACCTGATCATCCGCTCGGACGCCACGCGTTCTCAGCAGCTCAACTTAGCAGACTGCCTCCAGAAACTTCGCACTCTTCTGAGGGATGCCGCCGTCACGCAGCAGACGCCATCGCCGGAGACGCTCGAGAAAGTTAGGCAGAG ACACCTGAAAGCTGCGCGTATGAGGGTGGCGCTGAAACGCGAGGACGCAGTGAAGCGCGCGCAGAGGCAACCGCCGACCGTCGTCGACTTATGA